One part of the Streptomyces lienomycini genome encodes these proteins:
- a CDS encoding amino acid ABC transporter permease — protein sequence MVTPSDVTPSDVTPSDVTPSDVTPSDATPSDAPSAAAPKRGRAPGPRGADSPRIVPRRHTGRLLAAAVALLLFAMVVNSAARNSAFQWDVVGRYFATSAVLDGLLLTLWLTATVTVLGFLLGIPLAVMRLSANPVLRTLSWGYVWVFRSTPLLVQLLFWFNIGALYPTLGLGVPFGPEFVTVKTVNLLGPTLTAVIGLTLHETAYAAEVVRGGILSVDAGQTEAAQALGLGRSRTLRRIVVPQAMRSIVPTAGNMLIGTLKGTSIVSVLAVHDLLFSVQLIYNRTYQVIPLLMVATLWYIAVTTVLSVGQYYVERYYARGAARSLPPTPPQRLRAGLTTLRVRLNRATAADARPTLGGDR from the coding sequence ATGGTCACTCCTTCTGACGTCACTCCTTCTGACGTCACTCCTTCCGATGTCACGCCCTCCGATGTCACGCCCTCCGACGCCACGCCTTCCGATGCCCCGTCCGCTGCTGCTCCGAAGCGCGGGAGAGCGCCCGGGCCACGCGGCGCCGACTCGCCTCGGATCGTGCCGCGCCGGCACACCGGCCGGCTGCTGGCGGCGGCCGTGGCGCTGCTGCTCTTCGCCATGGTGGTCAACTCCGCGGCCCGCAACAGCGCCTTCCAGTGGGACGTGGTGGGCCGGTACTTCGCCACGAGCGCGGTGCTGGACGGTCTGTTGCTGACCCTGTGGCTCACCGCGACCGTGACGGTGCTCGGCTTCCTGCTCGGCATCCCCCTGGCGGTGATGCGGCTCTCCGCCAACCCGGTGCTGCGCACGCTGAGCTGGGGTTACGTGTGGGTGTTCCGGTCCACGCCGCTGCTGGTGCAACTGCTGTTCTGGTTCAACATCGGAGCGCTCTACCCCACCCTCGGGCTCGGCGTCCCGTTCGGCCCGGAGTTCGTCACCGTCAAGACGGTGAACCTCCTCGGGCCCACCCTCACCGCGGTCATCGGCCTCACCCTGCACGAGACCGCCTACGCCGCCGAGGTGGTACGCGGCGGCATCCTCTCGGTGGACGCGGGCCAGACCGAGGCCGCCCAGGCCCTGGGCCTCGGCAGGTCGCGCACGCTGCGCCGGATCGTCGTGCCGCAGGCGATGCGCTCGATCGTGCCGACGGCCGGGAACATGCTGATCGGTACGCTCAAGGGGACGAGCATCGTCAGTGTGCTGGCCGTGCACGATCTGCTGTTCTCGGTACAGCTGATCTACAACCGCACCTATCAGGTCATACCCCTGCTGATGGTCGCCACACTGTGGTACATCGCGGTCACGACCGTGCTGAGCGTCGGTCAGTACTACGTCGAGCGGTACTACGCCCGCGGTGCCGCCCGCAGCCTGCCGCCCACCCCGCCGCAACGGCTCCGCGCCGGCCTGACCACCCTGCGGGTCCGGCTGAACCGGGCGACCGCCGCGGACGCCCGGCCCACCCTCGGCGGTGACCGGTGA
- a CDS encoding FAD/NAD(P)-binding protein produces the protein MSNARTAAVLVVVGAGPRATGLLERIAANAPELWSGDRELLIHLVDPHPPGPGRIWRHEQSPLLRMNSMAEDVTMFTDETSTIDGPVRPGPSLAEWAAAFSDGTEARAHAPHAPSPDPDVLAELRTLTGTDFPTRRAQSAYLTWVFRRALGDLPPSVRVEWHRAVATAVTGPADGPQHVRLAGRTAPLVADLVVLAQGHLESAPAVEHRARAAFARRHNRVHLPPGLSADADLSALRPGEHVILRGFGLAFVDLMALLTEGRGGAFRASADGTLTYLPSGREPVLHVGSRRGVPYHSKTRYRLQGPRPPLPRHFGPAALDTLIAGGRPLDLRRDVWPLMAKEIGFGHYHELFHAHPERTALPWPEFVTAYDRLDWYSTEMTALITAAVPGREDRLDFEALDRPLQDLVFVTPEALRGHVRDHVARDVARREDAAHSADLGAFLALLSVYGQLPRLVAAGRLTARSVADGLDGWWHGFFSFLASGPPGFRLRQLLALSEAGLVRFLGADLRVGTDEATGTFTAASPTVPGHITHATALIEAYLPGPNLDRTRDPLLRRLYRAGALTEEVVDDPAHTHRSGRIRVDPEGGHVVDAVLGGPHPRRIALGAPTDSRAQAAFARPRTDAPAFRQNDAVARALLRSLNADQHTGPADHGGSPADLGVRVGG, from the coding sequence GTGAGCAACGCCCGCACCGCGGCCGTCCTCGTCGTCGTCGGCGCGGGACCGCGCGCCACCGGACTGCTGGAGCGGATCGCCGCGAACGCCCCCGAACTGTGGTCCGGTGACAGGGAGTTGCTCATCCACCTGGTGGATCCGCACCCGCCGGGGCCGGGCCGCATCTGGCGGCACGAGCAGTCGCCGCTGCTGCGCATGAACTCCATGGCCGAGGACGTCACGATGTTCACCGACGAGACGTCCACCATCGACGGCCCCGTACGGCCGGGCCCGTCCCTGGCCGAGTGGGCCGCCGCGTTCTCCGACGGCACCGAAGCCCGCGCACACGCGCCGCACGCCCCGTCCCCCGACCCGGACGTGCTCGCCGAACTGCGCACGCTGACCGGGACGGACTTCCCCACCCGCCGGGCGCAGAGCGCCTACCTGACCTGGGTGTTCCGCCGGGCCCTGGGGGACCTGCCGCCGTCCGTCAGGGTCGAGTGGCACCGCGCCGTCGCGACGGCCGTGACCGGCCCCGCGGACGGCCCGCAACACGTCCGCCTGGCCGGCCGCACCGCACCCCTCGTCGCCGACCTGGTGGTCCTGGCCCAGGGCCACCTGGAGTCCGCCCCCGCCGTCGAGCACCGCGCCCGCGCCGCCTTCGCCCGCCGCCACAACCGCGTCCATCTGCCACCGGGCCTCTCCGCCGACGCCGACCTGTCGGCGCTGCGCCCGGGCGAGCACGTCATCCTGCGCGGCTTCGGACTCGCCTTCGTCGACCTGATGGCGTTGCTCACCGAGGGCCGCGGCGGCGCCTTCCGCGCCTCGGCGGACGGCACGCTCACCTACCTCCCCTCCGGCCGCGAACCGGTCCTCCACGTCGGATCACGACGCGGGGTGCCATACCACTCCAAGACCCGCTACCGCCTCCAGGGCCCCCGACCGCCGCTGCCCCGGCACTTCGGACCGGCGGCCCTCGACACGCTGATCGCCGGGGGGCGGCCGCTGGACCTGCGGCGCGACGTGTGGCCGCTGATGGCCAAGGAGATCGGCTTCGGCCACTACCACGAGTTGTTCCACGCCCACCCCGAGCGGACGGCGCTGCCCTGGCCGGAGTTCGTCACCGCCTACGACCGCCTCGACTGGTACTCCACCGAGATGACGGCCCTGATCACCGCAGCCGTGCCCGGCCGGGAGGACCGCCTGGACTTCGAGGCGCTGGACCGCCCCCTCCAGGACCTGGTCTTCGTCACGCCGGAAGCCCTCCGGGGCCACGTGCGCGACCATGTCGCCCGGGACGTCGCCCGCCGCGAGGACGCGGCCCACAGCGCGGACCTGGGCGCGTTCCTCGCGCTGCTGTCCGTCTACGGGCAGTTGCCCCGGCTGGTCGCTGCCGGACGGCTGACGGCCCGCTCCGTCGCCGACGGTCTGGACGGCTGGTGGCACGGCTTCTTCAGCTTCCTCGCCTCCGGCCCGCCGGGCTTCCGGCTGCGTCAACTGCTCGCCCTGTCCGAGGCCGGGCTCGTCCGCTTCCTCGGCGCGGACCTCCGCGTCGGCACGGACGAGGCCACCGGCACCTTCACCGCCGCCAGCCCCACGGTGCCAGGCCACATCACGCACGCCACCGCGCTGATCGAGGCGTACCTGCCGGGCCCGAATCTCGACCGCACGCGGGACCCCCTGCTACGGCGGCTGTACCGCGCGGGCGCCCTCACCGAGGAGGTCGTCGACGACCCGGCGCACACACACCGCTCCGGCAGGATCAGAGTCGACCCGGAGGGCGGCCACGTCGTCGACGCCGTTCTCGGCGGCCCCCACCCCCGCCGCATCGCCCTCGGCGCCCCCACCGACAGCCGCGCCCAGGCCGCCTTCGCCCGGCCTCGCACCGATGCCCCCGCCTTCCGGCAGAACGACGCGGTGGCCCGTGCCCTGCTGCGGTCCCTGAACGCCGATCAGCACACCGGACCGGCGGACCACGGCGGCAGTCCTGCCGATCTCGGTGTGCGTGTCGGGGGGTGA
- a CDS encoding DUF4190 domain-containing protein, whose product MSTYSRTGARKGGRTSGLAIAGLVCGIVGLLILPIVLGPLAIIFGAVALRQTGSAMAKWALGLGIADIVLMIVMFAVAANNGGSFSWHIG is encoded by the coding sequence ATGTCGACCTACAGCAGAACGGGAGCCCGAAAGGGCGGCAGGACCAGTGGACTGGCGATCGCCGGACTGGTCTGCGGCATCGTGGGACTCCTCATCCTGCCCATCGTCCTGGGCCCGCTGGCGATCATCTTCGGTGCCGTGGCGCTGCGTCAGACCGGATCCGCGATGGCCAAGTGGGCACTGGGTCTCGGAATCGCCGACATCGTGCTCATGATCGTGATGTTCGCCGTCGCCGCCAACAACGGCGGCAGTTTCTCCTGGCACATCGGCTGA
- a CDS encoding FAD-dependent oxidoreductase — MHTPVTIIGAGLGGLTLARVLHVHDVSVTVYEAEPSPSARAQGGLLDIHDYNGQLALEAAGLTDEFRAIVLEGRQALRVVDEDGTVLLDQADDGTGGRPEVQRGDLRQVLLDSLPADTVRWGHKVGRTRGLGDGRHEVSFADGSTVVTRLLVGADGAWSRVRPLLSSATPEYTGKSVVETYLYDAGSRHPGAAKTVGGGMLIAPSPGKEIFAHREKDDTLHAYVGLSRPRDWFAAVDFTDAAEATARIAREFDGWAPELTALITDSDVAPVLRSLYALPAGHRWERLPGVTLLGDAAHLSAPNGEGANLAMLDGAELGTAIAAHPEDIERALGEYERAMFPRSAESATDDMIGLDSADNTAQGLIDLVTENGL; from the coding sequence TTGCACACCCCAGTCACGATCATCGGCGCCGGGCTCGGCGGACTCACCCTGGCCCGCGTCCTCCACGTCCACGACGTCTCGGTCACCGTCTACGAGGCCGAGCCCTCCCCCTCGGCGCGCGCACAGGGCGGACTGCTGGACATCCACGACTACAACGGACAACTCGCGCTCGAGGCGGCCGGGCTGACGGACGAGTTCCGGGCCATCGTTCTGGAGGGCCGTCAGGCGCTGCGGGTGGTCGACGAGGACGGTACCGTCCTGCTCGACCAGGCCGACGACGGTACCGGCGGACGCCCGGAGGTGCAGCGGGGGGACCTGCGGCAGGTCCTGCTCGACTCGCTCCCCGCCGACACCGTGCGCTGGGGGCACAAGGTCGGCCGCACCCGTGGCCTCGGCGACGGGCGCCATGAGGTGAGCTTCGCGGACGGCAGCACTGTCGTCACCCGCCTGCTGGTCGGCGCGGACGGCGCATGGTCACGCGTCCGGCCGCTGCTGTCCTCGGCCACACCCGAGTACACCGGCAAGTCGGTCGTCGAGACCTACCTGTACGACGCCGGCTCACGGCACCCGGGCGCCGCGAAGACCGTCGGCGGCGGGATGCTGATCGCTCCTTCGCCGGGCAAGGAGATCTTCGCCCACCGGGAGAAGGACGACACGCTGCACGCCTACGTCGGGCTCTCCCGACCGCGCGACTGGTTCGCCGCCGTCGACTTCACCGATGCCGCCGAGGCCACCGCGCGGATCGCCCGGGAGTTCGACGGCTGGGCACCGGAGCTGACCGCGCTGATCACCGACAGCGATGTCGCGCCGGTCCTGCGTTCCCTCTACGCCCTGCCGGCCGGACACCGGTGGGAGCGGCTCCCGGGGGTGACCCTGCTGGGCGACGCCGCCCACCTGTCCGCTCCCAACGGCGAGGGCGCCAACCTGGCGATGCTCGACGGCGCGGAACTGGGCACGGCCATCGCCGCGCACCCCGAGGACATCGAGAGGGCACTGGGCGAGTACGAGCGGGCCATGTTCCCGCGCAGCGCCGAGTCGGCCACCGACGACATGATCGGGCTCGACTCGGCCGACAACACGGCCCAGGGGCTGATCGACCTGGTCACCGAGAACGGGCTCTGA
- a CDS encoding phospholipase D-like domain-containing protein, with translation MTSVHEVPSASSASGASAAEGGGPDERSVRIRRRLERLIGIAATEGNALDALRNGDEIFPAMLDAIRCAEHTVDMMTFVYWKGDIARDFAHALAERARAGVRVRLLLDGFGSRLIDTDLLAEMDRAGVQVAWFRKPAHLSPFKQNHRCHRKVLVVDEQVAFTGGVGIAQEWCGDARNPHEWRDTHVQVRGPAVDGIAAAFAQNWAECHDELFDERDRFIEHRPQGNAVVQVVRGSASFGWQDMQTLIRVMIESAEERFRLATAYFSPDAYFIDLLCAAARRGVEVEILLPGPHTDKRVCQLAGQHHYDSLLACGVKIHHYQPTMMHAKVMTVDHTAALVGSTNFNRRSLDHDEEVMLAVLDTEFTATLDRHFEADTALSEPIRRGRWSRRSPFQRAREVAVQPIRRFL, from the coding sequence ATGACGAGTGTCCATGAGGTGCCGTCGGCCTCCAGTGCCTCCGGGGCGTCCGCTGCCGAGGGCGGGGGACCGGACGAGCGCTCCGTACGCATACGCCGCCGTCTGGAGCGTCTGATCGGGATCGCGGCGACCGAGGGAAACGCCCTGGACGCCCTGCGCAACGGAGACGAGATCTTCCCGGCCATGCTCGACGCCATCCGTTGCGCGGAGCACACCGTGGACATGATGACGTTCGTGTACTGGAAGGGCGACATCGCCCGCGACTTCGCGCACGCGCTGGCGGAGCGCGCGCGAGCCGGAGTGCGCGTACGCCTGCTGCTGGACGGCTTCGGCAGCAGACTCATCGACACGGACCTGCTGGCGGAGATGGACCGGGCGGGCGTCCAGGTGGCCTGGTTCCGCAAACCCGCCCACCTGTCGCCCTTCAAGCAGAACCACCGCTGCCACCGCAAGGTCCTGGTCGTCGACGAACAGGTGGCCTTCACCGGAGGTGTGGGAATCGCCCAGGAGTGGTGCGGCGACGCGCGCAACCCGCACGAGTGGCGCGACACCCACGTCCAGGTGCGTGGACCGGCCGTGGACGGTATCGCGGCCGCCTTCGCACAGAACTGGGCCGAGTGCCACGACGAACTCTTCGACGAGCGCGACCGGTTCATCGAGCACCGCCCCCAGGGCAACGCGGTGGTGCAGGTCGTGCGCGGCTCGGCCAGTTTCGGCTGGCAGGACATGCAGACCCTCATCCGGGTCATGATCGAGTCCGCCGAGGAGCGTTTCAGGCTGGCCACCGCCTACTTCTCCCCGGACGCCTACTTCATCGACCTCCTGTGCGCCGCCGCACGGCGCGGAGTGGAGGTGGAGATCCTGCTGCCCGGGCCGCACACCGACAAGCGCGTCTGCCAGCTGGCCGGGCAGCACCACTACGACTCCCTGCTGGCCTGCGGCGTGAAGATCCACCACTACCAGCCGACGATGATGCACGCCAAGGTCATGACCGTCGATCACACGGCTGCCCTGGTCGGTTCGACCAACTTCAACCGACGCTCCCTCGATCACGACGAGGAAGTCATGCTCGCCGTACTGGACACGGAGTTCACCGCCACGCTGGACCGGCACTTCGAGGCCGACACCGCGCTCAGCGAACCGATCCGGCGAGGTCGTTGGAGTCGGCGATCCCCGTTCCAGCGCGCCCGCGAGGTCGCCGTACAGCCCATCCGCCGGTTCCTGTGA
- a CDS encoding COG4315 family predicted lipoprotein — MKPHLRTVTALASVLLVATAAAGCSDGGGDGSAGGTESDNPAVGIDTDVVPAATSSTTAEVDIKDGTYGKMLVDEKGRTLYLFEKDKKDKSMCNGDCAKAWPPFTAKPAPTAGNGVKKDLLKTTKRDDGSEQVTYNGHPLYRFADDQKAGDINGQGVDAFGAKWFVVDPDGKKITQKPRSSGGGY, encoded by the coding sequence ATGAAACCGCACCTCAGGACAGTCACCGCGCTGGCCTCCGTTCTCCTGGTCGCCACCGCGGCGGCGGGGTGTTCGGACGGCGGCGGCGACGGCAGTGCCGGCGGTACGGAGAGCGACAACCCAGCGGTGGGCATCGACACCGATGTGGTGCCGGCCGCGACCTCGTCGACCACCGCCGAGGTCGACATCAAGGACGGCACCTACGGGAAGATGCTGGTCGACGAGAAGGGCCGGACGCTCTACTTGTTCGAGAAGGACAAGAAGGACAAGTCGATGTGCAACGGCGACTGTGCCAAGGCGTGGCCGCCGTTCACCGCCAAGCCCGCACCGACCGCGGGCAACGGAGTCAAGAAGGACCTGCTCAAGACCACCAAACGCGACGACGGGTCCGAGCAGGTGACGTACAACGGGCACCCGCTGTACCGGTTCGCCGACGACCAGAAGGCCGGTGACATCAACGGGCAGGGCGTCGACGCCTTCGGCGCCAAGTGGTTCGTCGTCGACCCCGACGGCAAGAAGATCACCCAAAAGCCCCGGAGCAGCGGCGGCGGGTACTGA
- a CDS encoding SMI1/KNR4 family protein: MAILWTPQGSLSEADLRDLEAELGTVLPGDYRGWLAATNGARFSAPAWIPEHEIFAEECLWGYRTGLPGRDLVTGHRSTRDVFTADYTAITRTLSGNIAVRTSGDDVGSVWEFDIDRMREDGRYDPVAVCDDMLVRLADDFTGFLDLWEVDDSQTIVEPWQPPGSG; the protein is encoded by the coding sequence TTGGCCATCTTGTGGACGCCGCAGGGTTCGCTGAGCGAGGCGGATCTGCGGGATCTGGAAGCGGAACTGGGAACGGTCCTGCCTGGTGACTACCGCGGCTGGCTCGCCGCCACCAACGGCGCCCGGTTCTCCGCGCCCGCGTGGATCCCGGAGCACGAGATCTTCGCCGAGGAATGCCTGTGGGGATATCGCACCGGCCTCCCGGGACGCGACCTGGTCACCGGGCACCGGTCCACCCGCGACGTGTTCACCGCCGACTACACGGCGATCACCCGCACCCTGTCCGGCAACATCGCGGTGAGGACGTCCGGGGACGACGTGGGCTCGGTGTGGGAGTTCGACATCGACCGGATGCGGGAGGACGGGCGCTACGACCCGGTGGCCGTCTGCGACGACATGCTGGTGCGGCTCGCGGACGACTTCACCGGGTTCCTGGACCTGTGGGAGGTCGACGACAGCCAGACGATCGTGGAACCGTGGCAGCCTCCGGGGTCTGGATGA
- a CDS encoding YwqJ-related putative deaminase — protein MAASGVWMTADATAGATPPGVGATLYRPGRHPEQKVSAHTATVPAHPAVLALLDRTEPAMRSAFHGRCPDVLLLSAVAAEAETSLTVEGLAAWTTETLLERLRRLLRGSLLTAVLLREPHDPAGGRPIPPCSSCAPALVALGVRYDGPVPP, from the coding sequence GTGGCAGCCTCCGGGGTCTGGATGACCGCCGACGCGACGGCCGGGGCGACGCCGCCCGGAGTGGGCGCCACGCTGTACCGTCCGGGTCGGCACCCCGAGCAGAAGGTGAGCGCGCACACCGCCACCGTCCCCGCGCACCCGGCGGTCCTCGCTCTGCTGGACCGTACGGAGCCCGCCATGCGTTCGGCCTTCCACGGGCGCTGCCCCGACGTGCTGCTGCTGTCCGCGGTCGCTGCCGAGGCGGAGACGTCCCTGACCGTCGAGGGCCTGGCGGCCTGGACGACCGAGACGCTGCTGGAGCGGCTGCGGCGGCTGCTGCGGGGTTCCCTGCTGACGGCGGTGCTGCTGCGAGAACCCCACGATCCGGCGGGCGGACGCCCGATCCCGCCCTGCTCCTCCTGTGCGCCCGCTCTCGTCGCACTCGGCGTCCGCTACGACGGGCCGGTGCCGCCGTGA
- a CDS encoding SUKH-3 domain-containing protein yields MTAVAGRPAGVRGPAEGRFPPDVAAVLSAAGWFEGVRVDDGDMLHWFRALKTAGADMSPPAVAALREFGGLTVHQYGPGVDMSRMPFRIDPMAGVHASATLAAYGAALGSALTPLGEYDLGRGRLAMDEEGAVHLWWGDLWRVAHSMDTALSALVRGRRPTRLDLEAPREPPPEHSMDVDEATVLARRLTAWNRTDVGVALHPFDLGWLVHHPPSPAGGDTDAPARDPGGGYWVIDRRNGRVTSWPSVPPDVVVGMYRDQHGDHPPRHAVRGGGA; encoded by the coding sequence GTGACCGCGGTCGCAGGCCGGCCCGCCGGTGTCCGGGGGCCGGCAGAGGGCCGGTTCCCTCCCGATGTCGCGGCCGTGCTCTCCGCCGCGGGCTGGTTCGAGGGCGTCCGCGTCGACGACGGTGACATGCTGCACTGGTTCCGGGCGTTGAAGACCGCGGGTGCGGACATGTCCCCTCCGGCGGTCGCCGCGCTGAGGGAGTTCGGCGGGTTGACGGTGCACCAGTACGGACCCGGGGTGGACATGTCCCGGATGCCGTTCCGGATCGATCCCATGGCCGGTGTCCACGCGTCCGCCACGCTGGCCGCCTACGGAGCGGCGCTGGGCAGCGCGCTGACCCCGCTCGGCGAGTACGACCTGGGGCGCGGTCGGCTGGCGATGGACGAGGAGGGCGCCGTCCACCTGTGGTGGGGCGACCTGTGGAGGGTCGCGCACTCCATGGACACCGCTTTGAGCGCGCTGGTGCGGGGCCGCCGCCCGACCCGGCTCGACCTTGAGGCGCCCCGCGAGCCCCCGCCCGAACACTCGATGGACGTCGACGAGGCCACCGTGCTGGCCCGCCGCCTGACCGCGTGGAACAGGACGGACGTCGGCGTGGCACTGCACCCGTTCGACCTGGGCTGGCTGGTCCACCACCCGCCCTCCCCGGCCGGCGGCGACACGGACGCCCCGGCGCGGGACCCGGGCGGAGGCTACTGGGTCATCGACCGCCGCAACGGCCGTGTCACGAGTTGGCCGAGCGTGCCTCCCGACGTGGTCGTCGGGATGTACCGGGACCAGCACGGCGACCACCCGCCCCGGCACGCCGTGCGGGGCGGGGGTGCGTGA
- a CDS encoding EF-hand domain-containing protein: protein MASEFQHTKLRAMFDAFDVDGDGYLEEADFTALAARWGGLARVRTEADLAARVRDVMLGWWQHLSTTVDTDGAGRISMAGILAMVDRLPSMHETVTATADTVFDAVDENGDGRISRGEHQRLIDVWHGRGIETGSTFDLLDQDGDGYLTRPEFAELWSQFWISDDPTYPGNYLCGPFTGAPTG from the coding sequence ATGGCCAGCGAATTCCAGCACACCAAGTTGCGCGCGATGTTCGACGCCTTCGACGTGGACGGCGACGGCTACTTGGAGGAGGCGGACTTCACCGCCCTCGCGGCCCGTTGGGGCGGACTGGCGCGCGTGAGAACGGAAGCCGATCTGGCCGCGAGGGTCCGCGACGTGATGCTCGGCTGGTGGCAGCACCTGTCGACGACCGTCGACACGGACGGAGCCGGCCGGATCAGCATGGCCGGCATCCTCGCCATGGTCGACCGGCTCCCCTCCATGCACGAGACCGTCACCGCCACCGCCGACACCGTCTTCGACGCGGTGGACGAGAACGGCGACGGTCGCATCTCGCGCGGCGAGCACCAGCGGTTGATCGACGTGTGGCACGGCCGGGGCATCGAGACCGGCAGCACGTTCGACCTGCTCGACCAGGACGGGGACGGCTACCTGACCCGCCCGGAGTTCGCCGAGCTGTGGTCCCAGTTCTGGATCAGCGACGACCCGACGTACCCCGGGAACTACCTGTGCGGACCGTTCACGGGCGCCCCGACCGGTTGA
- a CDS encoding endo-beta-N-acetylglucosaminidase H — protein MLTPVRNRVRAAALALSAVAALTFHTASTTGAAAAPAAAKQGPTSVAYVEVNNNSMLNVGKYTLANGGGNVFDVAVIFAANINYDTGTKTAYLHFNENVRRVLDNAATEIRPLQQKGIKVVLSVLGNHQGAGFANFTSQGAASAFAKQLSDTVAEYGLDGVDFDDEYAEYGNNGTAQPNDSSFVHLVTALRANMPDKIISLYNIGPAASRLSYGGVDVSAEFDYAWNPYYGTWQVPGIALPKSKLSPAAVEIGRTSRSTSADLARRTVDGGYGVYLTYNLDGTDRSADISAFTRELYGSDAVRTS, from the coding sequence ATGCTGACTCCGGTAAGGAACAGAGTGCGAGCCGCCGCGCTCGCGCTCTCGGCCGTCGCGGCCCTCACCTTCCACACGGCCTCGACGACCGGCGCGGCGGCGGCACCCGCTGCCGCGAAGCAGGGCCCGACCTCGGTGGCCTACGTCGAGGTGAACAACAACAGCATGCTCAACGTCGGCAAGTACACGCTCGCCAACGGCGGCGGCAACGTCTTCGACGTGGCCGTGATCTTCGCGGCGAACATCAACTACGACACGGGCACGAAGACGGCGTACCTGCACTTCAACGAGAACGTGCGGCGCGTCCTGGACAACGCCGCCACGGAGATACGGCCCTTGCAGCAGAAGGGCATCAAGGTCGTGCTCTCGGTGCTGGGCAACCACCAGGGCGCGGGGTTCGCCAACTTCACGTCCCAGGGCGCGGCTTCGGCGTTCGCGAAGCAGCTGTCGGACACGGTCGCCGAGTACGGTCTCGACGGCGTCGACTTCGACGACGAATACGCCGAGTACGGCAACAACGGCACCGCCCAGCCCAACGACAGCTCGTTCGTGCACCTGGTGACGGCACTGCGCGCGAACATGCCGGACAAGATCATCAGTTTGTACAACATCGGTCCCGCCGCCTCCCGCCTGTCCTACGGCGGCGTCGACGTCTCCGCCGAGTTCGACTACGCCTGGAACCCGTACTACGGCACCTGGCAGGTCCCCGGTATCGCACTGCCCAAGTCGAAGCTCTCGCCGGCGGCCGTCGAGATCGGCCGGACCTCCCGGAGCACGTCCGCCGACCTCGCGCGCCGCACCGTCGACGGGGGCTACGGCGTCTACCTGACGTACAACCTCGACGGCACCGATCGCAGCGCCGACATCTCCGCGTTCACGAGGGAGCTGTACGGCAGCGACGCCGTCCGCACGTCGTAG